CGGGCCTGCGGGTCGGCGACGAGGGCCGCCAGCAGGTCCGTCCCGTTCGCGCGGTCGGCGCCACGGCGGACGGCACGCTCACGGGCGTACTCCATCGCGTCCGCGGCCAGCGGCGAGAGGCCCTCCGCCTCGGGGACCACGGGGACCGGGCCGGAGTCCTCGACGCTGCCCTGCCAGCGCAGCCCGTAGCCGATGCTGCGCTGCACGAGATAGCCGAGCAGCCGCGCGAGCTGCGGGCCGTCCTCGAAGACGGTGCGCACCTCGGGGTCGTGCTCCAGGAGCGAGTGCAGCAGATGGGCCGTGTCGATCTGCCGGTCCCCGTCCCGGACCGATCGGCGGCGCGCTCCGGAGACCACCGCCGCCAGCTCTTCGCCGAGCCTGGCATCGATGTCCGCGCGGTTGCTGCCCGGCTCGTTCACGGACTGCCGGGGGATACGGGGTGGCACATCCCCCACCTCATCAGCCACGCCGCCCCGGGTCATCCCCGGAGGGAACCATTCTCGCGTCCCACACAGAGTGGACCCCGGTGGCCGGAATCTCCTCCTTACGGATGAGATCAGGCCGTTCACCGGGCGGCGGCGCGCGCCTGCTTGCCCCGCGCCCCGAACGCAACCACCCCGCTGTCCCGTTCGTCCAACACGGACATGGAGAGCAGGTTCTGGCTGGTGGCTCTGCCTGCCGTCGACGGCAGGCAGTACGTGTACCGGGTGTACGCCCCGGCGGACGCGCTGCTCGCCGACCTGTTCTGGGAGGCGTGGCACTGCCACGACGAGAGCGCCTTCCCGCGGGCGTGGGACCTGTTCGACGCGGCGGTGATACGGCTCGTCGCCTGAGCGGCACGGCCGGTCAGGGGCCTCCACACTTTCTGACGGTTCATCAGCATTGAATGTTTCAGGCCCTGCGGCTACGTTCCGCGACACCGTAGCCCGATCCGAAGGGGTGGTCGCATGGCCGAAGTCAGCGCCGAGGCACGCATCGAGGCACCGGCCGAGAAGGTGTGGGCGCAGCTCACGGACTGGCCCGCGTACGGGGAGTGGAACGCCACCCACACCAGCTTCCCGCAGGGCGGCCCCACGGCCCTCGAAGTGGGCGCCACGTTCCAGGAGAACATGAAGCTGATGGGCTTCCCGGCCGAGGTCGAGTGGACCATCGAGGAGCTGGAGCCGGCCCGGGTGCTGGCCATCCGCGGCAAGGGCCCGATGGCGGTGACCGTCGCCAACCGCTACACCCTCACCCCGGACGGCGACGCGACGACGGTCCGTATCGACGGCGAGTTCACGGGCGCCGCGGTGGCGCTGATGGCGGGCAAGCTCAAGGACTCGGCGACGGCCGCGCTCGACGAGTCGCTGCGCAAGCTGGCCGGGCTGGTGACCTGACGGCGGCCGGCAGCGCACACGAAGGCGCCCCGCGGATCGCTCCGCGGGGCGCCTTTTCACTGCTCTGTGACCGTCAGTCCTCGTCGGCGAGGATCAGGTACAGCTTCTTGCGGGCATCGGTGATGACCGCGAGGGCCTTCTCGCGCTGCTCCTTGCTGCCGGTCTTCCAGACCTGGCCGAAAGCCTCCATCAGCCCGAACCCGGCCTGACGGATCTCGTTCAGCGCCTCGAAGTCGACGCCGCGGGAGGCTTCCTCCCAGGGCGCGTCCGGGCCCTCCTCGGCCGCGGTGCGGCCCGCCTCGGTGAGCGCGAACAGCTTCTTGCCGCCCTCGCTCTCGCTGGCGATCAGGCCCTCGTCCTCCAGCAGCTGAAGGGTGGGGTACACCGAACCCGGGCTGGGCTTCCACGCCCCGCCGCTGCGTTCGGCGATCTCCTGGATCATCTCGTACCCGTGCATGGGCCGGTCCTTGAGCAGGGCCAGGATCGACGCACGTACATCGCCGCGCCGCGCCCTCCCCCTCGGTCCGCCACGCCCTCGAGGCCCCCAGGGGCCCGGGCCGCCGAAGCCGGGTCCGCCGAAACCACCGGGGCCGCCCGGCCCGAAGGGGCCGAAGGCACCACGCCGTCCGTCGAAGCCGCCTCGGCCGCCGCGCGGGCCGGGTCCACCGTGTCCACGTTCGAATCCATGGGAACGCATCGCTACCACTCCATCCATCGTTGATCTGTCGCGATGCGTCAACGATATATCGGAATAGTTCGCATGACAAGCCTCTGTCGAAAGGCCTGGTCAACCGTTCGATTGAATCGCGGTTACCACGTCAGCGCGCCCCTCGCTCCGCCCGGCGGACGCGAACACCCGCCGGCAACGGACAAGCTGCGTACGTCACCCCCCAGCAGAGAGGTCCCGCAGCATGTCCAGCTTCCCCAGCAGGCGCCGTGTCCTCGCCACCGGCGCCGGTGCGGCCATCGGTATCGGCGCGCTCGGCGCCACCCCGGTCCAGGCCGCCGCCGCCTCGCGCACCACCGGATCCGAGGAGACCAGGACCCTCGACGAGCTCTACAAGGCGGCCCTCGCGGAGGGCGGGAAGCTCGTCCTCTACGCCGGCGGGGACACCCCCACCCAGCAGGACTTCACCAAGGCCGCGTTCCTCAAGCGGTTCCCGGACATCGACCTGACCCTGGTCGTGGACTACAGCAAGT
Above is a window of Streptomyces sp. NBC_00490 DNA encoding:
- a CDS encoding Clp protease N-terminal domain-containing protein; translated protein: MPPRIPRQSVNEPGSNRADIDARLGEELAAVVSGARRRSVRDGDRQIDTAHLLHSLLEHDPEVRTVFEDGPQLARLLGYLVQRSIGYGLRWQGSVEDSGPVPVVPEAEGLSPLAADAMEYARERAVRRGADRANGTDLLAALVADPQARAVEVLTRAGIDAGAVLGRIESRAQSPS
- a CDS encoding type II toxin-antitoxin system Rv0910 family toxin, whose translation is MAEVSAEARIEAPAEKVWAQLTDWPAYGEWNATHTSFPQGGPTALEVGATFQENMKLMGFPAEVEWTIEELEPARVLAIRGKGPMAVTVANRYTLTPDGDATTVRIDGEFTGAAVALMAGKLKDSATAALDESLRKLAGLVT
- a CDS encoding PadR family transcriptional regulator, which translates into the protein MRSHGFERGHGGPGPRGGRGGFDGRRGAFGPFGPGGPGGFGGPGFGGPGPWGPRGRGGPRGRARRGDVRASILALLKDRPMHGYEMIQEIAERSGGAWKPSPGSVYPTLQLLEDEGLIASESEGGKKLFALTEAGRTAAEEGPDAPWEEASRGVDFEALNEIRQAGFGLMEAFGQVWKTGSKEQREKALAVITDARKKLYLILADED